Proteins from a single region of Cupriavidus sp. MP-37:
- a CDS encoding FMN-binding negative transcriptional regulator, producing the protein MYIPDHFAEPRPEALARIIRAHPLGMLVTHGQHGLDADHLPFEFDPGTGTHGVLTAHVARANPVWQRCPAGTPVMVVFRGAEAYVSPNWYPSKHETHRQVPTWNYEVVHAHGTLTVRDDARFVRGLVARLTRRHEAAEPRPWKMGDAPPEYLDAMLRGIVGIEIAVTSLVGKRKLSQNKDTRDRLGVVGALEARGCAELAQSMRNAV; encoded by the coding sequence ATGTACATTCCCGACCATTTCGCCGAGCCACGCCCCGAAGCCCTCGCCCGCATCATCCGGGCGCATCCGCTTGGCATGCTGGTCACGCACGGCCAGCACGGGCTGGATGCCGACCACCTGCCGTTCGAGTTCGATCCCGGCACTGGTACCCACGGCGTGCTCACCGCCCACGTGGCGCGGGCCAACCCGGTCTGGCAGCGCTGCCCGGCCGGCACGCCAGTGATGGTCGTGTTCCGCGGCGCCGAGGCCTATGTCTCGCCGAACTGGTATCCGAGCAAGCATGAGACGCACCGCCAGGTGCCGACCTGGAACTACGAGGTGGTGCACGCGCACGGCACCCTCACCGTGCGCGACGATGCGCGCTTCGTACGCGGGCTGGTCGCACGCCTGACGCGGCGGCACGAGGCCGCCGAACCCCGGCCGTGGAAAATGGGCGACGCCCCGCCCGAATACCTCGACGCCATGCTGCGCGGCATCGTCGGTATCGAGATCGCCGTGACGTCGCTGGTGGGCAAGCGCAAGCTCAGCCAGAACAAGGACACGCGCGACCGCCTTGGCGTGGTCGGCGCACTGGAGGCGCGCGGCTGCGCGGAACTGGCGCAGTCGATGCGCAACGCGGTCTGA
- a CDS encoding LysE family translocator — protein MSLIPFLIAAVVLAITPGPAIAYVVARTVAGGRSEGLASCLGTGIGGLLHVFAAAAGLSLVIAQSAVAFSVLKYLGAAYLVYLGIRLLVRREAPATVAAVPARGARRALVDGVMVELLNVKTALFFLAFLPQFVAPGAAAVSQLVLLGCICVTLNTLVDVAVVFAAHRLLKSGAARAARARLMTRASGVTMLGLGAFLALARREA, from the coding sequence ATGTCGCTGATCCCCTTCCTGATCGCCGCCGTCGTACTCGCCATTACCCCCGGCCCAGCCATCGCCTATGTGGTCGCGCGGACGGTGGCCGGCGGACGCTCGGAAGGCCTTGCTTCCTGCCTCGGCACGGGCATCGGCGGATTGCTCCATGTGTTCGCGGCGGCGGCGGGCCTGTCGCTGGTCATCGCCCAGTCCGCGGTGGCGTTCAGCGTGCTCAAGTACCTGGGCGCGGCTTACCTGGTGTACCTGGGTATCCGGCTGCTGGTGCGCAGGGAAGCGCCTGCCACGGTCGCGGCGGTGCCGGCGCGAGGCGCGCGGCGCGCGCTGGTCGATGGCGTGATGGTCGAGCTGCTGAACGTCAAGACCGCGCTGTTCTTCCTGGCGTTCCTGCCGCAGTTCGTCGCGCCGGGCGCGGCGGCCGTGTCGCAACTGGTGCTGCTGGGCTGCATCTGCGTCACGCTCAACACGCTGGTGGACGTAGCCGTGGTCTTCGCCGCGCATCGCCTGCTCAAGTCGGGCGCCGCGCGCGCGGCACGCGCACGGCTGATGACCCGGGCCTCTGGTGTCACGATGCTGGGGCTGGGCGCGTTCCTGGCGCTGGCGCGGCGCGAGGCGTGA
- a CDS encoding PaaI family thioesterase: MDAAIVAGKGEAYSLDNPALESIGVRITQWRDDYVELELPLAPSMLNRSRVVHGGTICTLLDAATGYAGLYSAPGESPRHAVTLSLTSNFLSNGTGTLLTAKGMVDRRGRSIYFSRAEVWLDGELLVATGVATMKYLK, translated from the coding sequence ATGGACGCGGCAATCGTGGCAGGCAAGGGCGAGGCTTACAGCCTCGACAATCCGGCATTGGAAAGCATCGGGGTCCGGATCACCCAATGGCGCGACGACTACGTCGAGCTGGAACTGCCGCTCGCACCCAGCATGCTCAACCGCAGCCGCGTGGTGCATGGCGGCACGATCTGCACCTTGCTCGACGCCGCCACCGGCTATGCCGGCCTCTACTCGGCGCCGGGCGAGAGCCCGCGGCACGCGGTCACGCTGTCGCTGACGTCTAACTTCCTCAGCAACGGGACCGGAACCTTGCTGACGGCGAAAGGGATGGTCGATCGCCGCGGGCGTTCGATCTATTTTTCGCGCGCCGAGGTGTGGCTGGACGGGGAACTGCTGGTGGCAACGGGCGTGGCCACCATGAAGTACCTGAAGTAG